Proteins encoded within one genomic window of Paraburkholderia aromaticivorans:
- a CDS encoding acylphosphatase, which translates to MESHEKDEPLETRLVQVRGQVQGVGYREACVRRARELGVTGWVRNRIDGSVEAILQGSPEQLAALCAWLSEGMSAALVEALEVTEMPPPFARFDNSERLPTL; encoded by the coding sequence ATGGAATCTCACGAGAAGGACGAGCCGCTCGAGACCCGACTGGTACAGGTGCGTGGACAGGTGCAGGGCGTGGGCTACCGGGAGGCCTGCGTACGCCGCGCGCGAGAGCTGGGCGTCACAGGCTGGGTCCGCAACCGAATAGACGGTTCAGTAGAGGCGATACTGCAGGGCTCGCCGGAGCAGCTGGCAGCCCTGTGCGCCTGGCTCAGCGAAGGCATGTCCGCTGCGCTTGTCGAAGCGCTTGAGGTAACTGAGATGCCGCCACCGTTTGCCCGCTTTGACAATTCCGAGCGCTTGCCCACGCTGTGA
- the arsB gene encoding ACR3 family arsenite efflux transporter translates to MAGSQTAAKVARRAPSGIGFFERYLSVWVALCIVVGIVLGKLLPGTVHTVSTLELAHVNIPVGILIWVMIIPMLLRIDFASLGKVRNQVKGIGVTLVINWAVKPFTMAFLAWVFVRHAFASLLPADQLDSYVAGLILLAAAPCTAMVFVWSQLTKGDPYFTLSQVALNDLIMVFAFAPVVGLLLGISNITVPWDTLLTSVVLYIVIPVIIAQIVRKALLRRGEQAFQRALSKIGPFSIAALLLTLVLLFAFQGEQIIAQPVVILLLAVPILIQVIINSSLAYLANRQLGVPHDVAAPSCLIGASNFFELAVATAISLFGLKSGAALATVVGVLIEVPVMLVVVKVVNSSRHWYQRTS, encoded by the coding sequence CGCGCTGTGCATTGTGGTCGGCATTGTCCTCGGCAAGTTGTTGCCCGGCACCGTGCATACCGTTTCGACGCTTGAACTGGCCCATGTCAACATCCCGGTCGGGATTCTGATTTGGGTGATGATTATTCCGATGCTGCTGCGCATCGACTTTGCCTCGCTGGGAAAGGTTCGCAACCAGGTGAAAGGCATCGGTGTGACGCTCGTCATCAACTGGGCGGTCAAGCCGTTCACGATGGCGTTTCTGGCATGGGTTTTCGTGCGGCACGCGTTCGCGTCGCTGTTGCCCGCTGACCAGTTGGACAGCTACGTCGCCGGCCTCATCCTGCTCGCTGCGGCGCCCTGCACAGCGATGGTCTTCGTCTGGAGCCAACTGACCAAGGGCGACCCGTACTTCACGCTGTCGCAGGTCGCGCTAAACGACCTGATAATGGTGTTCGCTTTTGCACCTGTTGTCGGACTGCTGCTTGGCATCTCGAACATCACGGTGCCGTGGGATACGCTGCTGACTTCCGTAGTGCTCTATATCGTCATCCCGGTCATCATCGCCCAGATTGTTCGCAAGGCTCTCCTACGCCGGGGCGAGCAGGCTTTCCAGCGAGCGCTGTCCAAGATTGGTCCGTTCTCCATCGCTGCGCTGCTGCTGACGCTGGTACTGCTCTTCGCGTTCCAGGGCGAGCAGATCATTGCTCAGCCAGTGGTCATCCTGCTGCTCGCAGTGCCCATCCTGATTCAGGTGATTATCAATTCGTCGCTCGCCTACCTGGCGAACCGGCAGCTGGGCGTGCCACACGACGTCGCTGCTCCGTCCTGCCTGATTGGCGCGTCCAACTTTTTCGAATTGGCGGTTGCGACAGCAATCAGTCTGTTCGGACTCAAATCTGGCGCCGCATTGGCGACTGTGGTGGGCGTACTTATCGAAGTACCGGTCATGCTCGTCGTCGTCAAGGTGGTCAACTCATCGCGACACTGGTACCAGCGGACGTCGTAA